One stretch of Candidatus Anoxymicrobium japonicum DNA includes these proteins:
- the pstA gene encoding phosphate ABC transporter, permease protein PstA, which produces MKGKRADRVATTVFWILGMIVVALLVFIILEILARGLLTALDPRFIFGKPQAIKSGGGIFPMIISSLYLVVLSLLISLPLSIGAAIYLAEFASKGKLAGFIRFCLDTLATLPSIVFGLFGMALFVIYLSWSYCLIAGACTLAILNLPILLRGTEEAIKLVPDTYREASMSLGASKWTTIRQVVIPGAMPGILTATILPIGRIVGESAAIIYTTGLFVRNIPLSPFDTAAPLAGYVWYAQTEGRGDYYRVVNGGAALLLLMVLFVYFIARYAGRRYQEKKLLGG; this is translated from the coding sequence TTGAAAGGCAAACGCGCTGACAGAGTGGCGACAACGGTGTTTTGGATCCTTGGCATGATAGTGGTCGCTCTTCTGGTCTTCATAATCCTCGAGATACTCGCGCGAGGGTTGTTGACGGCGCTGGATCCGAGATTTATCTTTGGAAAGCCACAGGCGATAAAGAGCGGCGGCGGGATATTTCCCATGATAATCTCCTCGCTTTACCTCGTTGTCTTGAGCCTTCTCATATCCCTTCCGCTCTCGATCGGCGCCGCTATCTACCTCGCGGAGTTTGCCAGCAAAGGCAAACTGGCAGGATTCATCAGGTTTTGTCTGGACACCCTTGCCACCTTGCCTTCAATCGTGTTCGGTCTTTTTGGGATGGCGCTGTTCGTCATTTACTTGTCGTGGAGTTACTGCCTGATCGCGGGCGCCTGCACTCTCGCGATCCTTAACTTGCCTATACTGCTGCGCGGCACGGAAGAGGCGATCAAGCTGGTGCCCGACACATATCGCGAGGCGTCGATGAGCCTGGGCGCGAGCAAATGGACCACTATAAGGCAGGTCGTGATACCGGGCGCGATGCCAGGCATATTGACGGCGACCATCCTGCCTATCGGGAGGATCGTGGGCGAGTCCGCCGCGATAATATACACAACAGGTCTTTTTGTCCGCAACATTCCGCTGAGCCCGTTTGACACGGCGGCGCCACTTGCGGGCTACGTCTGGTACGCGCAGACGGAGGGCCGGGGTGATTACTACCGTGTTGTCAACGGCGGCGCGGCGCTGTTGTTGCTGATGGTGTTGTTTGTCTACTTCATAGCGAGATACGCCGGGCGCAGGTACCAGGAAAAGAAGCTCTTAGGAGGATGA
- the pstC gene encoding phosphate ABC transporter permease subunit PstC, whose translation MSHEGSRAGKTTVTKAIAIGDRDRLIKFVMFACASLSFFAILIIILFIFRKSLPAIKELGIGDLFLSTRWSPKTGHYGMLAFTWGTLLTTTFAMLLAAPLGISTAVFVEQIAPVRMGKLVRRGIELLAGVPSVVIGWFALTMLVPLIRGMTASAGFGIMAASLVLVVMSLPTITTLSVEAMRAVPPELREASVAMGATRWQTIYKVLLPSAREGLIIAIILGMGRAIGETMAVQMVIGNARGVAFSPFARTSTLTTRIVTDMGEATGVFRSALFAQALMLLLLAVFLIACVRLIGRRRGVAS comes from the coding sequence ATGAGCCATGAGGGATCGCGAGCCGGCAAGACGACGGTGACGAAGGCTATCGCCATTGGCGACCGCGACCGCCTGATCAAGTTTGTGATGTTCGCGTGCGCTTCACTTTCTTTTTTCGCCATCCTCATAATCATCCTGTTCATATTTCGGAAGAGTTTGCCGGCGATCAAGGAATTGGGAATCGGCGATTTGTTCCTGTCCACCAGATGGTCCCCGAAGACTGGCCACTACGGAATGCTGGCGTTTACGTGGGGGACCTTGCTGACCACGACTTTCGCCATGCTTCTCGCGGCGCCGCTGGGAATAAGTACAGCCGTGTTTGTGGAACAGATCGCGCCGGTGAGAATGGGGAAACTGGTGAGGAGAGGGATAGAGCTGCTGGCGGGCGTCCCCTCGGTTGTGATCGGCTGGTTCGCGCTGACGATGCTCGTGCCGCTGATACGGGGCATGACCGCTTCGGCGGGCTTCGGGATCATGGCCGCGTCTCTCGTCCTTGTTGTCATGTCTCTGCCAACGATCACGACATTGAGCGTGGAGGCGATGCGCGCCGTGCCACCGGAGCTTCGTGAGGCGTCGGTGGCAATGGGGGCGACGCGGTGGCAGACCATCTACAAGGTGCTGTTGCCGTCCGCGCGGGAAGGCTTGATTATCGCGATAATACTTGGCATGGGACGCGCGATCGGCGAGACCATGGCGGTCCAGATGGTAATCGGCAACGCGAGAGGAGTTGCCTTTTCACCGTTTGCGAGAACCAGCACCTTGACCACGCGCATTGTAACGGACATGGGAGAGGCCACCGGCGTCTTTCGATCCGCGCTTTTCGCGCAGGCTCTAATGCTCCTGTTGCTCGCGGTGTTCCTGATCGCTTGCGTCAGGTTAATAGGACGCCGGAGAGGAGTCGCGTCTTGA
- the pstB gene encoding phosphate ABC transporter ATP-binding protein translates to METTETGIAVENKMEIKNLTMYYGGFKAIEDITFNVLPRRITALIGPSGCGKSTLVRGLNRMNDLVENCRVEGEVVLDGENIYGHGYDTIGLRRTVGMVFQRPNPFPKSIYENVAYGPKLIGINKKDELDAIVEESLKKAALWHEVKTNLQESGMRLSGGQQQRLCIARVIAVQPEVILFDEPCSAIDPVATQLIEDLMAELKRNYTIVIVTHNMQQAARVSDYTAFLLVLEQGQPGKLIEYNDTNTIFTNPEDKRTERYITGRFG, encoded by the coding sequence ATGGAAACAACCGAAACCGGGATCGCGGTCGAGAACAAGATGGAGATCAAGAACCTGACCATGTACTACGGCGGGTTCAAGGCCATAGAAGACATTACGTTCAACGTTCTCCCCAGGCGCATAACGGCGCTGATCGGACCGTCCGGCTGCGGCAAGAGCACACTTGTGCGTGGCCTCAACCGGATGAACGATCTTGTCGAAAATTGCCGTGTCGAGGGCGAGGTTGTTCTCGATGGCGAGAACATCTACGGGCATGGGTACGACACCATCGGGTTGCGCCGCACGGTCGGCATGGTCTTTCAGAGGCCGAACCCCTTTCCCAAGAGCATTTACGAAAACGTCGCGTACGGGCCAAAGCTCATCGGAATCAACAAGAAAGATGAGCTGGACGCGATTGTCGAGGAGAGCCTCAAGAAGGCCGCGCTCTGGCACGAGGTGAAAACAAACCTCCAGGAGTCGGGGATGCGCCTTTCGGGCGGCCAGCAGCAGAGGCTTTGCATCGCGCGCGTCATCGCGGTTCAGCCCGAGGTTATTCTTTTCGACGAGCCGTGTTCCGCGATAGACCCCGTCGCGACCCAGCTCATCGAGGATCTCATGGCGGAGCTCAAGCGGAATTACACTATTGTGATAGTGACGCACAACATGCAGCAGGCGGCCAGAGTTAGCGATTACACGGCGTTTCTACTGGTCTTAGAGCAGGGCCAGCCGGGAAAACTGATAGAATACAACGATACAAACACTATCTTCACCAATCCCGAGGACAAACGGACGGAGCGGTACATCACAGGGCGCTTCGGGTAA